In Mycoplasma sp. Mirounga ES2805-ORL, a single window of DNA contains:
- the rpsG gene encoding 30S ribosomal protein S7, which translates to MSRKHQAPIREVLADPIFNSVLITKLINNIMLDGKKSVAQDILYSAFEIVKEKTGKDPMEVFKIAIENITPQLEIRTRRIGGTNYQVPCEVSERRKQTLSLRWLVQFARLRNEKTMDIRLANEIIDASNKTGSSIKKREDTHKMAEANRAFAHFRW; encoded by the coding sequence ATGTCAAGAAAACATCAAGCACCTATTAGAGAAGTATTAGCAGACCCTATTTTTAATTCTGTATTAATTACTAAATTAATTAACAACATCATGCTAGATGGTAAAAAATCAGTAGCACAAGATATTCTTTATTCAGCATTTGAAATCGTTAAAGAAAAAACCGGAAAAGATCCAATGGAAGTTTTCAAAATTGCTATTGAAAATATCACACCACAACTTGAAATTAGAACAAGAAGAATTGGTGGTACAAACTACCAAGTTCCTTGTGAAGTTTCTGAACGTCGTAAACAAACATTATCACTAAGATGACTTGTACAATTTGCTCGTTTAAGAAACGAAAAAACAATGGATATTCGTTTAGCTAACGAAATCATTGATGCTTCAAACAAAACAGGAAGTTCAATTAAAAAACGTGAGGATACACATAAAATGGCTGAAGCCAACCGTGCATTTGCTCACTTTAGATGATAA
- a CDS encoding putative immunoglobulin-blocking virulence protein has product MRFNKKRKISIISTCVFSSILAPTVVASVIYLANSDTNNGLKIDSSIINKPFVAEGENHDTTNAIPSISDNENLKPTPTPKPAPAPTPIPKPKPPAIIKPPKPIPQPDPKPVPKPKPKPSENPTTPLKPSAPNEVIAIINIAGVETRAVVEPVKDRNLDKEDIENGITNLEPYKNEIVGTVKSIIVTEELKKKAVENILHDKNGYGINSNWSKRMVNDILSVPNLTEKDFNSYIRQNKDWWENVIDKYRRLLDSKNVINFLTPETAKEYLRKLKDKEFLNDYHRYLWLIGNLDYTKFTKLGGSAEKMLKKGFLPDPTNSYVDENGELNSYSFDPPNGFNKVTSRLKRDNSEKRVFSYDSHWSRSGDDIKDGIYPGWTKSELPYDHPYLRENGINSSDGIKLSEMKRKNPEKGKINEGFVLEIDAANWEGYNKTRDLILALKNKGIKIVSYRIKNMGKNSANQDFKEILKALPDEIDQLELFFDANATNTSSLIELEKKSKIKELSLYTSGNSLLDSWSINPWALQKVVWVNTIDYNVGFDYNKYAEIFTRITFNTLAFDRDDYLEGEPDPLKKINLGLKMAYYTRNNEPIFQGAMGGGNSPDTNEGGNSYATNLDFSRVPQIKSLKGLIFRNTLHPEKGSRKIKSLTLHNSSNTFIISSSELDQAGFSANIAHNEPGPPRAEIKFSNGSLTNKIKVTGNSISYSGINELRLLVNLSEINTIVVDSNNQQLKMQLSNAGFNVHDAEDEELDFT; this is encoded by the coding sequence ATGAGGTTTAACAAAAAAAGAAAAATATCAATTATTTCAACATGTGTATTTAGTTCAATACTTGCTCCAACAGTTGTTGCAAGTGTTATTTATTTGGCTAATTCTGATACAAATAATGGGCTAAAAATTGATTCATCGATAATAAATAAACCCTTTGTAGCTGAGGGCGAAAATCACGATACTACTAATGCAATTCCCTCTATTTCTGATAATGAAAATTTAAAGCCAACTCCAACCCCGAAACCAGCTCCTGCTCCAACACCAATTCCTAAGCCAAAACCTCCTGCTATTATTAAGCCACCTAAACCTATTCCCCAACCAGATCCGAAACCGGTTCCTAAGCCCAAACCCAAGCCTAGTGAAAATCCAACAACTCCTTTAAAACCTTCCGCTCCAAATGAAGTAATTGCAATTATTAATATTGCAGGTGTTGAAACTAGAGCAGTAGTTGAACCTGTTAAAGATAGAAATTTAGATAAAGAAGACATCGAAAATGGTATAACTAATCTTGAGCCATACAAAAATGAAATTGTTGGTACAGTTAAGTCAATAATAGTTACTGAAGAACTTAAGAAAAAAGCTGTTGAAAATATTCTACATGATAAGAATGGCTATGGAATTAATAGCAATTGATCTAAGAGAATGGTCAATGATATTTTAAGTGTCCCTAATTTAACAGAAAAAGATTTTAATTCATACATTCGTCAAAATAAGGATTGATGAGAAAACGTTATTGATAAATATAGAAGATTATTAGATTCTAAAAACGTCATAAACTTTTTAACCCCCGAAACAGCAAAAGAATATCTTCGTAAACTTAAAGATAAAGAATTTCTAAATGATTATCATAGATATCTTTGACTAATTGGCAATCTTGATTACACTAAATTTACAAAACTTGGTGGTTCAGCAGAAAAAATGTTAAAAAAAGGATTTTTACCAGACCCCACAAATAGTTATGTTGATGAAAATGGGGAATTAAATTCTTATAGTTTTGATCCACCAAATGGATTTAATAAAGTTACTTCAAGATTAAAACGTGATAATAGTGAAAAAAGAGTATTTAGTTATGATTCACATTGGTCTAGAAGTGGTGATGATATTAAAGATGGAATTTATCCTGGATGGACAAAATCTGAATTGCCATACGATCATCCTTATTTAAGAGAAAACGGAATTAATAGTTCTGATGGTATTAAGTTGTCTGAAATGAAAAGAAAAAATCCTGAAAAAGGAAAGATTAATGAAGGCTTTGTTTTAGAAATAGATGCCGCAAATTGAGAAGGATATAATAAAACAAGAGACCTTATTCTCGCGTTAAAAAATAAAGGAATAAAAATAGTTTCATACCGTATTAAAAATATGGGTAAAAATTCAGCAAACCAAGATTTTAAAGAAATTTTAAAAGCTCTTCCTGATGAGATAGATCAACTCGAACTATTTTTTGATGCTAATGCAACCAACACTTCTTCATTAATTGAATTAGAAAAGAAATCTAAAATAAAAGAATTATCACTATACACATCAGGTAATTCATTATTAGATTCATGGTCAATAAATCCTTGAGCTCTTCAAAAAGTTGTTTGGGTAAATACTATTGATTACAATGTGGGATTTGACTACAATAAATATGCAGAGATATTTACAAGAATAACTTTCAATACATTAGCTTTTGATAGAGATGATTATTTAGAGGGTGAACCAGATCCTCTTAAAAAAATTAATTTAGGATTAAAAATGGCCTACTATACAAGAAATAATGAGCCAATTTTCCAAGGTGCTATGGGTGGTGGAAATTCTCCTGATACAAATGAAGGCGGAAATAGTTATGCAACTAATCTTGATTTTTCAAGAGTTCCACAAATAAAATCACTAAAAGGATTAATCTTTAGAAATACTTTACATCCTGAAAAAGGATCAAGAAAAATAAAATCTTTAACCTTACATAATAGTTCAAATACTTTTATTATTTCAAGTAGTGAGTTAGATCAAGCTGGTTTTTCTGCAAACATAGCCCACAATGAACCAGGCCCACCAAGAGCAGAAATTAAATTTAGTAACGGCAGTTTAACAAATAAAATTAAAGTTACAGGTAATTCTATTTCCTATTCAGGAATTAATGAATTAAGGCTACTTGTGAACCTTTCAGAAATTAATACGATTGTTGTTGATTCTAACAATCAACAATTAAAAATGCAATTAAGTAATGCAGGATTTAATGTTCATGATGCTGAAGATGAAGAATTAGACTTTACTTAA
- the rpsL gene encoding 30S ribosomal protein S12: MPTTNQLVTSGRVNKIRKQKSPALIFSFNTLQKRSYKTPSPFKRGVCTKVATMTPKKPNSALRKFARVKLSNGMEVTAYIGGEGHNLQEHSVVLIRGGRVKDLPGVRYHIVRGTQDLAGVNNRKQGRSLYGTKKEKAAK; the protein is encoded by the coding sequence ATGCCAACAACTAATCAATTAGTTACAAGTGGTAGAGTAAACAAAATTAGAAAGCAAAAATCACCTGCTTTAATTTTTTCATTCAACACTTTACAAAAGAGATCATATAAAACTCCATCTCCATTTAAACGTGGTGTATGTACAAAAGTTGCAACTATGACTCCTAAAAAACCTAACTCAGCATTACGTAAATTTGCTCGTGTTAAGTTATCAAACGGTATGGAAGTTACCGCTTATATTGGTGGCGAAGGTCACAATTTACAAGAACACTCAGTAGTTCTTATCCGTGGTGGAAGAGTTAAGGATTTACCTGGTGTTAGATATCACATAGTACGTGGTACACAAGATTTAGCTGGTGTTAATAATAGAAAACAAGGACGTAGTTTATACGGAACCAAAAAAGAAAAGGCAGCTAAATAA
- the glpK gene encoding glycerol kinase GlpK, with protein sequence MKPNEKYIMTLDEGTTSCRSIIFNKNGEVVSQSQTQLTQYYPKSGWVEQDALEIWNTQLSTMQSAKNKLGIKSSSIQAVGIANQRETIVLWNKETGLPVYNAIVWQDRRTSEYCESMSRHIDLVRSKTGLIINPYFSGTKIRWILKNVKEAQDLLENKKLLAGTIDTWLIWKLTKGKVHATDVSNASRTMLFNINTLEWDKELLKLFEIPIEILPEVKSSSEIYGTIEPSYWSSNSFSKVPISGVAGDQQASLFGQLCDQTGMVKNTYGTGCFTLMNIGNKPIISKNKLLTTIAWKIGDEKPIYALEGSVFIAGAAIQWIRDGLKLIYDSSESDFYVNLINDDTHRVYLVPSFTGLGAPYWDSYSRGAIFGLERGTKREHIVRAALESIAFQSNDLLMAMSNDTNKKIKVLKVDGGASQSNYLMQFQSSLSNVNVIRSQCSETTALGAAFFAGLATKFWNSFEEIKKISKIDKVFAPMLETKEVDKLLKGWNQAVKRTFNWIKDTEIDN encoded by the coding sequence ATGAAACCGAATGAAAAATATATTATGACTCTTGATGAAGGGACAACATCTTGTAGATCAATTATTTTTAATAAAAATGGAGAAGTAGTTTCACAAAGTCAAACTCAACTAACTCAATACTATCCAAAAAGCGGATGAGTTGAACAAGATGCTCTAGAAATTTGAAATACTCAATTATCCACAATGCAAAGCGCTAAAAATAAATTAGGAATAAAATCATCTTCAATTCAAGCTGTCGGAATAGCTAATCAACGTGAAACAATTGTTTTATGAAATAAAGAAACCGGTCTTCCTGTTTACAATGCAATTGTATGACAAGATAGAAGGACAAGTGAATATTGTGAATCCATGAGTAGACACATAGATCTTGTGAGAAGCAAAACCGGTTTAATAATTAATCCTTATTTTTCTGGAACTAAAATTAGATGAATTCTCAAAAATGTTAAAGAAGCTCAGGACCTATTAGAAAATAAAAAACTATTAGCTGGAACTATTGATACATGATTGATTTGAAAACTTACTAAAGGCAAAGTGCATGCAACAGATGTTTCTAATGCATCAAGAACTATGCTATTTAATATAAATACCCTTGAATGAGACAAAGAACTTTTAAAATTGTTTGAAATACCAATCGAAATTCTACCTGAAGTGAAATCTTCTTCAGAGATATACGGAACAATTGAACCATCTTATTGATCATCTAATTCATTTAGCAAAGTTCCTATTTCTGGAGTTGCTGGGGACCAACAAGCGTCTCTATTTGGACAATTATGTGACCAAACAGGAATGGTTAAAAATACATATGGAACTGGTTGCTTTACATTAATGAACATTGGAAATAAACCGATAATTTCCAAGAACAAATTATTAACAACTATCGCTTGAAAAATAGGTGATGAAAAACCTATTTATGCGCTTGAAGGATCAGTTTTTATAGCTGGTGCAGCAATACAATGAATTAGAGACGGTCTTAAACTAATTTATGATTCTTCAGAATCTGATTTCTATGTAAATTTAATAAACGATGATACACATAGAGTCTATTTAGTACCATCGTTTACTGGACTAGGTGCACCTTATTGAGATTCATACTCAAGAGGGGCTATATTCGGGCTCGAAAGAGGAACTAAAAGAGAACATATAGTCCGCGCAGCACTTGAATCAATTGCTTTTCAATCAAATGATTTATTAATGGCTATGTCTAATGATACTAATAAAAAAATTAAAGTTCTTAAGGTTGATGGAGGGGCAAGTCAATCTAATTACTTAATGCAATTTCAATCATCATTATCAAATGTTAACGTTATAAGATCTCAATGTTCGGAAACTACAGCATTAGGAGCAGCATTTTTCGCTGGTCTAGCAACAAAATTTTGAAATAGTTTTGAGGAAATTAAAAAAATATCAAAGATTGATAAGGTATTTGCGCCAATGCTTGAAACCAAGGAAGTTGATAAATTATTAAAAGGTTGAAACCAAGCTGTTAAAAGAACTTTTAACTGAATTAAAGATACAGAGATAGACAATTAA
- the fusA gene encoding elongation factor G, producing MAREYKLEDYRNIGIMAHIDAGKTTTTERVLYHTGKIHKIGETHDGASQMDWMAQEQERGITITSAATTAYWKGKRINIIDTPGHVDFTVEVERSLRVLDGAVTVLDAQSGVEPQTETVWRQATNYRVPRIVYVNKMDKAGADFFMSVKSVKERLNGNAVALQVPIGSESNFKGIIDLVEMKAYIYDGQPEEKAEPQEIPADLKDLAEKKRHELIDAVSTFDDEFMMKIINGEEPTQEELKTVIRKATLTSELFPVICGTSFKNKGVKKMIDAVVDYLPSPVDVPAIKAHYGDEIVEVKATDDAEFSALAFKVMTDPFVGSLTFFRVYSGVLKKGSYVYNSTKDAKERIGRIIQMHANSRQEIDECYAGDINAAVGLKVTTTGDTLISEKGKRIILEKMVFPEPVISQALEPETKDAMEKLALGLQKLAAEDPTFRTYTDEETGQTIIAGMGELHLDIIVDRLKREHGVKAKVGAPQVSYRETITKEAEVEGKHVKQSGGKGQYGHVWIKFEPNHEKGFEFVDKIVGGKIPKEYIKSIQKGLEEKMAVGILAGYPMIDIKATLFDGSYHDVDSSEMAYKIAASKALTKAKDQLGTVLLEPIMDVACVIPEDYFGDVMGDLTRRRGQLQENETRSDGASIIRALVPLKEMFGYATDLRSMTAGRGTYQMQFHHYDKCPKNIADEIIKRRNIQDKDE from the coding sequence ATGGCGAGAGAATATAAATTAGAGGATTACCGTAACATCGGTATTATGGCCCACATTGATGCGGGTAAAACAACAACAACAGAACGTGTTCTATATCACACAGGTAAAATTCATAAAATTGGTGAAACACATGACGGTGCTTCACAAATGGACTGAATGGCCCAAGAACAAGAACGTGGTATAACAATTACTTCAGCTGCTACAACAGCATATTGAAAAGGAAAAAGAATTAACATTATCGATACTCCAGGACACGTGGACTTCACAGTTGAAGTTGAACGTTCATTACGTGTTTTAGATGGTGCTGTTACAGTTCTTGATGCTCAATCAGGTGTTGAACCTCAAACAGAAACTGTTTGAAGACAAGCAACAAACTATAGAGTACCTAGAATTGTGTATGTTAATAAAATGGATAAAGCTGGCGCAGATTTCTTCATGTCTGTAAAATCAGTTAAGGAAAGATTAAATGGTAATGCCGTTGCTTTACAAGTACCTATTGGTTCAGAAAGCAATTTCAAAGGAATTATTGATTTAGTTGAAATGAAGGCTTATATTTATGATGGTCAACCAGAAGAAAAAGCAGAACCTCAAGAAATTCCAGCTGATCTTAAAGATTTAGCCGAAAAGAAACGTCACGAATTGATTGATGCAGTTTCAACCTTTGATGATGAATTTATGATGAAAATTATCAATGGTGAAGAACCTACTCAAGAAGAATTAAAGACCGTAATTCGTAAAGCAACTTTAACATCAGAATTATTCCCTGTTATTTGTGGAACAAGTTTTAAAAACAAAGGTGTTAAGAAAATGATTGACGCTGTTGTTGATTACTTACCTTCACCAGTAGATGTTCCTGCTATTAAGGCGCACTATGGTGATGAAATTGTTGAAGTAAAAGCAACAGATGATGCAGAATTTTCTGCGTTAGCATTTAAAGTCATGACTGACCCATTTGTTGGATCGTTGACATTCTTTAGAGTTTATTCAGGTGTGCTTAAAAAAGGTTCATATGTGTACAATTCGACTAAAGATGCTAAAGAAAGAATTGGACGTATTATTCAAATGCACGCAAACAGCCGTCAAGAAATTGATGAATGTTATGCGGGTGATATTAACGCAGCCGTTGGTCTTAAAGTAACAACAACTGGTGATACTTTAATTTCTGAAAAAGGGAAAAGAATTATTTTAGAAAAAATGGTGTTTCCTGAACCTGTTATTTCTCAAGCTCTTGAACCTGAAACTAAAGATGCTATGGAAAAACTAGCACTAGGTTTACAAAAATTAGCTGCAGAGGACCCTACATTTAGAACATACACAGATGAAGAAACTGGACAAACAATTATAGCTGGTATGGGTGAATTACACCTAGACATTATTGTGGATCGTCTAAAAAGAGAACATGGTGTTAAAGCCAAAGTTGGTGCGCCTCAAGTTTCATATCGTGAAACTATTACAAAAGAAGCCGAAGTTGAAGGTAAACACGTTAAACAATCTGGTGGTAAAGGTCAATATGGTCACGTTTGAATTAAATTTGAACCTAACCATGAAAAAGGTTTTGAATTTGTGGATAAAATTGTCGGTGGTAAAATTCCTAAAGAATATATTAAGTCAATTCAAAAAGGACTTGAAGAAAAAATGGCAGTTGGTATATTAGCTGGTTATCCTATGATTGATATTAAAGCTACATTATTTGATGGTTCATACCATGATGTCGATTCATCTGAAATGGCATATAAAATTGCAGCTTCTAAAGCTTTAACAAAAGCTAAAGACCAATTAGGAACAGTTCTATTAGAACCTATTATGGACGTCGCATGTGTTATTCCTGAAGATTACTTCGGTGATGTTATGGGTGACTTAACTCGTCGTCGTGGCCAATTACAAGAAAACGAAACACGTAGTGACGGAGCAAGTATTATTCGTGCTTTAGTACCTCTTAAAGAAATGTTTGGTTATGCAACAGATTTACGTAGTATGACTGCAGGTCGTGGAACATACCAAATGCAATTCCATCACTATGATAAATGTCCAAAAAATATTGCGGATGAAATTATTAAACGTCGTAATATTCAAGATAAGGATGAATAA
- a CDS encoding HpyAIV family type II restriction enzyme, which translates to MNYIEFETNLKSLLSRSKGPNLLLKLIDAPYRFYSVLNPFSFQTKLKQTFLRTQENIYFKFIKTCAEEIFINNLKLIPMDNKIDVPFQINDENNEELNGSLSAKRVVPTFLFTNEEKTKVYSIFLRKRDVYGANEINKIFNKFKENSELLTNYFKESEVVSFLWFVDEENRKNEELLHEQTRILNINSSVLNVVYSSEIFAYFNAKEEWENINQYLMQFKFKNYDFFLNMPDLDSDKETYEALVNLSNSAWEKLNSDEPIYKEIRLAIFNDKNPNSNLLKAYQMRSIKQKTVDEDELKNETIKAGLN; encoded by the coding sequence ATGAACTATATCGAATTTGAAACAAACTTAAAATCACTACTTTCAAGGAGTAAGGGACCAAACTTATTACTTAAACTTATAGATGCTCCATACCGTTTTTACTCAGTTTTAAATCCTTTCAGTTTTCAAACTAAGTTAAAACAAACATTTTTAAGAACTCAAGAAAATATATATTTTAAATTTATTAAAACTTGTGCCGAAGAAATATTTATTAACAACTTAAAATTAATTCCAATGGATAATAAAATTGACGTTCCATTTCAAATAAACGATGAAAATAATGAAGAACTTAATGGAAGTTTAAGCGCGAAAAGAGTTGTTCCAACATTTTTATTCACTAATGAGGAAAAAACTAAAGTATATTCAATTTTTTTAAGAAAAAGAGATGTTTATGGAGCCAATGAAATAAACAAAATTTTTAATAAATTTAAAGAAAACAGTGAACTCTTAACTAACTATTTCAAAGAAAGTGAAGTTGTTTCGTTTCTTTGATTTGTTGATGAAGAAAATAGGAAAAATGAAGAGCTTCTTCATGAACAAACAAGAATTTTGAATATTAACTCTTCAGTACTTAATGTTGTTTATTCTTCAGAAATATTTGCTTATTTTAACGCTAAGGAAGAATGAGAAAATATTAATCAATATTTAATGCAATTTAAATTTAAAAACTATGATTTCTTTCTAAATATGCCTGATTTAGATAGCGATAAAGAAACATATGAAGCACTTGTAAATTTAAGTAATTCAGCTTGAGAAAAACTTAACTCAGATGAGCCGATATATAAAGAAATTAGATTAGCTATTTTTAATGATAAAAACCCAAATTCTAATTTATTAAAAGCTTATCAAATGAGAAGCATAAAACAAAAAACAGTTGATGAAGATGAATTAAAAAATGAGACCATAAAAGCAGGTCTCAATTAG
- a CDS encoding MscL family protein produces MFKKSMSSAWGVVKRGNMFMLAIGLLLGAAFNELVKSLSNDVIMASIANSLNVAEVKDLKWGPVLIGKFLAALLSFIIISLIIFIMLTTVFFIREIIISRKAKKNPVEEHEPEPSIDEKILVELKLLNKHFNDKNNKFK; encoded by the coding sequence ATGTTTAAAAAGTCAATGTCAAGTGCTTGAGGTGTCGTTAAACGTGGAAATATGTTCATGTTAGCAATAGGTCTTTTATTAGGTGCTGCATTTAATGAATTAGTAAAGTCTTTATCAAATGATGTAATTATGGCAAGTATTGCTAATTCTTTAAATGTTGCAGAAGTAAAAGATTTAAAATGAGGACCTGTTTTAATTGGAAAATTCCTAGCCGCTTTACTTTCGTTCATAATTATTTCTTTAATTATTTTTATTATGTTAACTACAGTTTTCTTTATTAGAGAAATAATAATTTCTAGAAAAGCCAAGAAAAATCCAGTTGAAGAACATGAACCTGAACCATCAATAGATGAAAAAATATTAGTTGAGTTAAAATTATTAAATAAACATTTTAATGACAAAAATAATAAATTTAAGTAA
- a CDS encoding ABC transporter ATP-binding protein — protein sequence MSNDNIAIEFKNVVKEFKNQKILDNLSFKVNKGEFHGFIGANGAGKTTSFRSLLNFYPDVKGEILINGKSFRDAKARDVLGYVPEVATFPKRLTVHNYLCSLAELSGFSHAESVKKVDKWLDYFNIPSEIRKKNGNSLSSGQKKKILLIQALIHDPSILILDEPAANLDPKVRIEIFEHLKKLNESGKTIFISSHILLELEQYIDSITVLDKGRLIDTGLIKDKINNDSYPFIIKTIEPERVIEVLKETTKNNNNDWFKKAKKGVIFSGEEKILPLVMKELVTKKIQFTLVGYNKKTLNELYFNELNSQS from the coding sequence ATGAGTAATGATAATATAGCAATTGAATTTAAAAATGTTGTTAAGGAATTTAAAAATCAAAAAATATTAGATAATTTGTCATTTAAAGTTAATAAAGGTGAATTTCATGGATTTATTGGCGCTAATGGGGCGGGAAAAACAACTTCTTTTCGTTCTTTGTTAAATTTCTATCCAGATGTAAAAGGTGAAATATTAATTAATGGTAAATCTTTTAGAGATGCTAAAGCGCGCGATGTACTAGGTTATGTACCTGAAGTAGCCACATTTCCTAAAAGATTAACTGTGCATAACTATTTGTGTTCACTTGCTGAATTGTCAGGCTTTAGCCATGCTGAGTCAGTTAAAAAAGTGGATAAGTGATTAGATTACTTTAACATTCCGAGTGAAATACGCAAAAAAAATGGTAATTCATTGTCGTCAGGACAAAAGAAAAAAATACTTCTAATTCAAGCTTTAATACATGATCCAAGTATTTTAATTTTAGATGAACCTGCGGCTAATTTGGATCCAAAAGTTAGAATTGAAATTTTTGAGCACCTAAAAAAACTGAATGAAAGCGGTAAAACTATTTTTATCTCTAGTCATATACTTTTAGAACTGGAACAATATATTGATTCTATTACCGTTTTAGACAAAGGTAGATTAATAGACACTGGTCTAATAAAAGATAAAATTAATAATGATTCTTACCCTTTTATAATTAAAACTATTGAACCAGAAAGAGTTATTGAAGTTTTGAAAGAAACGACTAAAAATAATAATAATGACTGATTCAAAAAAGCCAAAAAAGGTGTAATTTTTAGTGGAGAAGAAAAAATCTTACCTTTGGTAATGAAAGAACTTGTTACAAAAAAAATACAGTTTACATTAGTTGGATACAATAAAAAAACACTAAATGAATTGTATTTTAATGAACTTAATTCACAATCATAA